A stretch of Eschrichtius robustus isolate mEscRob2 chromosome 6, mEscRob2.pri, whole genome shotgun sequence DNA encodes these proteins:
- the CRYAA gene encoding alpha-crystallin A chain yields the protein MDIAIQHPWFKRALGPFYPSRLFDQFFGEGLFEYDLLPFLSSTISPYYRQSLFRTVLDSGISEVRSDRDKFVIFLDVKHFSPEDLTVKVQEDFVEIHGKHNERQDDHGYISREFHRRYRLPSNVDQSALSCSLSADGMLTFSGPKVPSGMDAGHSERAIPVSREEKPSSAPSS from the exons ATGGACATCGCCATCCAGCACCCCTGGTTCAAACGTGCCCTGGGCCCCTTCTACCCTAGCCGGCTGTTTGACCAGTTCTTCGGCGAGGGGCTCTTCGAGTACGACCTGCTGCCCTTCCTGTCCTCCACCATCAGCCCCTACTACCGTCAGTCCCTCTTCCGCACCGTGCTGGACTCCGGCATCTCCGAG GTCCGATCCGACCGGGACAAGTTTGTCATCTTCCTGGACGTGAAGCACTTCTCCCCCGAGGACCTGACCGTGAAGGTGCAGGAGGACTTCGTGGAAATCCACGGCAAGCACAACGAGCGGCAG GATGACCACGGCTACATCTCCCGCGAGTTCCACCGCCGCTACCGCCTGCCTTCCAACGTGGACCAGTCCGCGCTCTCCTGCTCCCTGTCTGCGGACGGCATGCTGACCTTCTCCGGCCCCAAGGTCCCGTCTGGCATGGACGCCGGCCACAGCGAGCGGGCCATCCCCGTGTCGCGGGAGGAGAAGCCCAGCTCCGCGCCCTCGTCCTAA